Proteins found in one Limanda limanda chromosome 18, fLimLim1.1, whole genome shotgun sequence genomic segment:
- the mrpl19 gene encoding 39S ribosomal protein L19, mitochondrial codes for MAACSKGLDRFIFSLRLLRNLQLKNERFVCTSVRLGSSDPPKFTPPPRPVIIDKTQSVTSLRKFLSPEFIPPRQRTQPLKFSMERKDMIRRRKVLDIPEFYAGSVLGVTMADPNASGKTNRFVGICIQRGGKGLGATFVLRNIIDNQGVEICYELYSPRIQNIEVLKLEKRLDENLMYLRDAMPEYSTVDVNMKPVPFSPTGEVSLNKLKVRMRPKPWSKHWERPNFNIQGIRYDLCMTPHQTEFVQKWAEPWREYDMLKEYDTSKLEEKIFKEVQQEMGK; via the exons ATGGCCGCCTGCAGCAAAGGACTCGACAGATTCATCTTCTCTCTGAGGTTGTTGCGGAACCTGCAGCTCAAGAATGAAC GCTTCGTGTGCACGTCGGTGCGTCTTGGCAGCAGCGACCCCCCCAAGTTCACTCCTCCACCCAGACCCGTCATCATCGACAAGACTCAGTCTGTGACGTCTCTGCGGAA GTTCCTGAGCCCAGAGTTCATCCCCCCACGGCAGAGGACCCAGCCCCTGAAGTTCTCCATGGAGAGGAAGGACATGATCCGCAGGAGGAAGGTGCTCGACATCCCCGAGTTCTACGCAG GGAGTGTCCTGGGAGTGACCATGGCCGACCCGAACGCCAGCGGGAAAACCAACCGCTTTGTTGGGATCTGCATCCAGAGGGGGGGGAAAGGCCTCGGAGCCACGTTCGTCCTGAGGAACATCATCGACAACCAAG gTGTGGAGATCTGCTACGAGCTCTACAGTCCTCGCATCCAGAACATCGAGGTGCTGAAGCTGGAGAAACGTCTGGACGAGAACCTGATGTACCTGAGAGATGCGATGCCTGAGTACAGCACCGTGGACGTGAACATGAAGCCCGTGCCCTTCTCCCCGACCGGAGAGGTTTCTCTCAACAAG CTCAAAGTGAGGATGCGCCCCAAGCCGTGGTCGAAACACTGGGAACGGCCCAATTTCAACATCCAGGGCATCCGCTACGACCTGTGCATGACCCCCCATCAGACGGAGTTCGTGCAGAAGTGGGCGGAGCCCTGGCGGGAGTACGACATGCTGAAGGAGTACGACACGTCCAAGCTGGAGGAGAAAATCTTCAaggaggtgcagcaggagaTGGGCAAGTGA